A genomic window from Chitinophaga pollutisoli includes:
- a CDS encoding RteC domain-containing protein gives MTTINPEEILVKLLGELQEIADDGSHSFDTLQQSARACSMTLDNLRGYLTTHAFPAPDLEIFFFKHIKPSVEGRLLFFLKLFDLLGQLPLYNEDEGKAFWQQKIQEVERYIFQFGEIWHYFNAHADHLDLHYFTRPTATPISGVSSLRQLTDPGFETPQSHNFACITASRMLIDYCSRQLGRSDPALPFTFTWTGSAQALTEVIYGFNEMQVLDGKRHEIAKVKAFFERVFNFPMSNIYKNWEHIRLRKKAELRFSTKPSWHSANARIMMTSMHSAKLLR, from the coding sequence ATGACGACCATTAATCCGGAAGAAATACTCGTTAAGTTGCTCGGAGAGCTCCAAGAGATTGCCGATGACGGAAGCCACTCTTTCGACACCCTGCAACAATCCGCCCGGGCCTGCTCCATGACACTCGATAACCTGCGTGGTTACCTGACCACCCACGCATTCCCCGCTCCTGATCTGGAAATCTTCTTTTTCAAGCACATCAAACCTTCTGTAGAGGGCCGATTGCTATTCTTTCTCAAACTATTCGATCTGCTAGGACAGCTACCCTTGTACAATGAAGATGAAGGAAAAGCATTCTGGCAGCAAAAAATCCAGGAAGTAGAGCGTTACATATTCCAGTTTGGCGAAATCTGGCATTATTTCAATGCACATGCTGATCATCTCGACCTCCACTATTTCACCCGACCCACCGCTACGCCAATATCGGGCGTCAGCTCCCTTCGCCAGCTCACCGACCCAGGCTTCGAGACCCCTCAAAGCCACAATTTTGCCTGCATCACCGCTTCCCGCATGCTGATTGACTACTGCAGTCGGCAATTAGGAAGATCAGATCCTGCCCTACCCTTTACGTTCACCTGGACAGGATCCGCTCAGGCATTAACGGAAGTGATATATGGATTTAATGAGATGCAAGTGCTCGATGGCAAACGCCATGAAATTGCCAAAGTGAAGGCATTTTTTGAAAGGGTCTTCAATTTCCCCATGAGCAATATCTATAAAAACTGGGAACATATCCGCTTGCGGAAAAAAGCAGAACTGCGTTTTTCGACGAAACCATCATGGCACTCGGCAAACGCGCGGATTATGATGACCTCAATGCACTCGGCTAAGCTTCTCCGGTAG